Proteins encoded by one window of Arachis ipaensis cultivar K30076 chromosome B04, Araip1.1, whole genome shotgun sequence:
- the LOC107639520 gene encoding vacuolar amino acid transporter 1 isoform X2, with the protein MRKGEMKLEEDLGPDREDDFQTDDEENQGNRVFDNLDDDSESDSSVLSQKLSNDNIMPSWPQSYRQSMDMLTSVTPPGISFLRRIGSKGSSNNQYLTTAFKRSQEWKQEDSSLAKPLVSDQLKEVENGVSEEQPARQQSSVFQHSKFSLDDLPPPQHQCSFAQSVINGTNILCGIGLLTIPYAIKEGGWLSLTILVLFSIICCYTGILLKRCLESNPGLKTYPDIGQAAFGVVGRLGIAIFLYMELYAAAVEFITLMSDNLSSLFPNVHIKVGGIDLETHVFFAITAALMVLPTVWLRNLSLLSYISAGGIFATIMVTLCLFWVGLVEHVGLKPGRKLLDLENISVSVGLYGFGFAGHAVFPNVYSSMQDPSRFPSVLYLSFAFCLFMYMSVGAVGYLTFGESVESQFTLNMPKELYASKIATWTTVITPLAKYALTILPIALSIEELIPNNKLRCHATAIAIRTFLVISSLVVALSVPYFGALMALIGAFMSMTVALIYPCACYLKIHNGRLSKLEITKCVLVIIVGVLSSIVGTYSALLRIANGDD; encoded by the exons ATGAGGAAAGGTGAGATGAAACTTGAGGAAGATCTCGGCCCGGATCGGGAGGACGACTTCCAAACTGACGACGAAGAAAACCAGGGGAACAGGGTGTTTGATAATTTGGATGATGATTCTGAATCGGATTCATCAGTTCTTTCGCAAAAATTGTCCAATGATAATATCATGCCTTCTTGGCCTCAAAGCTATCG GCAATCCATGGACATGTTAACGAGTGTAACACCACCTGGAATTAGTTTCCTAAGGCGAATTGGATCAAAAGGAAGTAGTAATAATCAGTATTTGACTACAGCATTCAAGAGATCTCAAGAATGGAAGCAAGAGGATTCTTCTTTGGCTAAACCTCTTGTCTCGGATCAACTAAAAGAAGTGGAGAATGGTGTTTCAGAAGAACAACCTGCGAGACAGCAGTCAAGTGTATTTCAACATTCCAAGTTTTCTCTTGATGATTTGCCACCACCACAACACCAATGTTCATTTGCACAATCAGTTATTAATG gAACGAATATATTATGTGGGATAGGACTTCTTACGATTCCATATGCAATAAAAGAAGGAGGATGGTTGAGCCTTACAATCCTTGTATTATTTTCTATCATTTGTTGTTATACTGGAATTTTACTGAAAAGATGTTTGGAAAGCAACCCTGGACTCAAAACATATCCAGATATCGGCCAAGCAGCCTTTGGAGTAGTCGGTCGCTTAGGAATTGCG ATATTCTTATACATGGAATTGTAc GCAGCTGCTGTTGAGTTTATAACACTAATGAGTGATAACCTCTCATCACTGTTTCCTAATGTCCACATCAAAGTTGGTGGGATAGATTTGGAGACTCATGTGTTTTTTGCAATCACTGCAGCTCTTATGGTTCTTCCTACTGTTTGGCTTCGAAATCTAAGCCTTCTTTCTTATATCTCag CTGGAGGAATATTTGCAACAATAATGGTGACATTATGCTTGTTTTGGGTTGGGTTGGTTGAACATGTTGGATTGAAACCAGGAAGAAAACTTTTAGACCTTGAAAACATTTCTGTATCAGTTGGTCTATATGGTTTTGGTTTTGCTGGCCATGCTGTTTTCCCAAATGTCTACTCTTCTATGCAGGATCCATCAAGATTCCCATCAGTTTTATATCTTAG TTTTGCCTTTTGTCTTTTTATGTACATGAGTGTTGGTGCAGTTGGATATTTAACTTTTGGCGAGTCAGTTGAGTCTCAATTTACCTTAAACATGCCCAAAGAGTTATATGCATCAAAGATTGCAACCTGGACAACT GTTATAACACCATTGGCAAAATATGCACTAACGATATTACCCATTGCATTGAGTATAGAGGAACTTATCCCTAACAACAAGCTAAGATGTCATGCCACAGCTATTGCTATTAGAACATTTTTAGTGATTTCAAGTTTGGTTGTGGCCCTCTCTGTTCCTTATTTCG GTGCTTTGATGGCGCTAATTGGTGCTTTTATGTCAATGACAGTt GCACTTATTTATCCTTGTGCGTGTTATCTAAAGATACACAACGGTAGATTATCAAAACTTGAG ATAACAAAGTGTGTGTTAGTTATTATTGTGGGGGTGCTAAGCTCTATCGTTGGAACATATTCTGCTCTTTTAAGAATAGCTAATGGAGACGACTAA
- the LOC107639520 gene encoding vacuolar amino acid transporter 1 isoform X1 gives MVYKSSPGEMKLEEDLGPDREDDFQTDDEENQGNRVFDNLDDDSESDSSVLSQKLSNDNIMPSWPQSYRQSMDMLTSVTPPGISFLRRIGSKGSSNNQYLTTAFKRSQEWKQEDSSLAKPLVSDQLKEVENGVSEEQPARQQSSVFQHSKFSLDDLPPPQHQCSFAQSVINGTNILCGIGLLTIPYAIKEGGWLSLTILVLFSIICCYTGILLKRCLESNPGLKTYPDIGQAAFGVVGRLGIAIFLYMELYAAAVEFITLMSDNLSSLFPNVHIKVGGIDLETHVFFAITAALMVLPTVWLRNLSLLSYISAGGIFATIMVTLCLFWVGLVEHVGLKPGRKLLDLENISVSVGLYGFGFAGHAVFPNVYSSMQDPSRFPSVLYLSFAFCLFMYMSVGAVGYLTFGESVESQFTLNMPKELYASKIATWTTVITPLAKYALTILPIALSIEELIPNNKLRCHATAIAIRTFLVISSLVVALSVPYFGALMALIGAFMSMTVALIYPCACYLKIHNGRLSKLEITKCVLVIIVGVLSSIVGTYSALLRIANGDD, from the exons GTGAGATGAAACTTGAGGAAGATCTCGGCCCGGATCGGGAGGACGACTTCCAAACTGACGACGAAGAAAACCAGGGGAACAGGGTGTTTGATAATTTGGATGATGATTCTGAATCGGATTCATCAGTTCTTTCGCAAAAATTGTCCAATGATAATATCATGCCTTCTTGGCCTCAAAGCTATCG GCAATCCATGGACATGTTAACGAGTGTAACACCACCTGGAATTAGTTTCCTAAGGCGAATTGGATCAAAAGGAAGTAGTAATAATCAGTATTTGACTACAGCATTCAAGAGATCTCAAGAATGGAAGCAAGAGGATTCTTCTTTGGCTAAACCTCTTGTCTCGGATCAACTAAAAGAAGTGGAGAATGGTGTTTCAGAAGAACAACCTGCGAGACAGCAGTCAAGTGTATTTCAACATTCCAAGTTTTCTCTTGATGATTTGCCACCACCACAACACCAATGTTCATTTGCACAATCAGTTATTAATG gAACGAATATATTATGTGGGATAGGACTTCTTACGATTCCATATGCAATAAAAGAAGGAGGATGGTTGAGCCTTACAATCCTTGTATTATTTTCTATCATTTGTTGTTATACTGGAATTTTACTGAAAAGATGTTTGGAAAGCAACCCTGGACTCAAAACATATCCAGATATCGGCCAAGCAGCCTTTGGAGTAGTCGGTCGCTTAGGAATTGCG ATATTCTTATACATGGAATTGTAc GCAGCTGCTGTTGAGTTTATAACACTAATGAGTGATAACCTCTCATCACTGTTTCCTAATGTCCACATCAAAGTTGGTGGGATAGATTTGGAGACTCATGTGTTTTTTGCAATCACTGCAGCTCTTATGGTTCTTCCTACTGTTTGGCTTCGAAATCTAAGCCTTCTTTCTTATATCTCag CTGGAGGAATATTTGCAACAATAATGGTGACATTATGCTTGTTTTGGGTTGGGTTGGTTGAACATGTTGGATTGAAACCAGGAAGAAAACTTTTAGACCTTGAAAACATTTCTGTATCAGTTGGTCTATATGGTTTTGGTTTTGCTGGCCATGCTGTTTTCCCAAATGTCTACTCTTCTATGCAGGATCCATCAAGATTCCCATCAGTTTTATATCTTAG TTTTGCCTTTTGTCTTTTTATGTACATGAGTGTTGGTGCAGTTGGATATTTAACTTTTGGCGAGTCAGTTGAGTCTCAATTTACCTTAAACATGCCCAAAGAGTTATATGCATCAAAGATTGCAACCTGGACAACT GTTATAACACCATTGGCAAAATATGCACTAACGATATTACCCATTGCATTGAGTATAGAGGAACTTATCCCTAACAACAAGCTAAGATGTCATGCCACAGCTATTGCTATTAGAACATTTTTAGTGATTTCAAGTTTGGTTGTGGCCCTCTCTGTTCCTTATTTCG GTGCTTTGATGGCGCTAATTGGTGCTTTTATGTCAATGACAGTt GCACTTATTTATCCTTGTGCGTGTTATCTAAAGATACACAACGGTAGATTATCAAAACTTGAG ATAACAAAGTGTGTGTTAGTTATTATTGTGGGGGTGCTAAGCTCTATCGTTGGAACATATTCTGCTCTTTTAAGAATAGCTAATGGAGACGACTAA
- the LOC107639520 gene encoding vacuolar amino acid transporter 1 isoform X8, which produces MVYKSSPGEMKLEEDLGPDREDDFQTDDEENQGNRVFDNLDDDSESDSSVLSQKLSNDNIMPSWPQSYRQSMDMLTSVTPPGISFLRRIGSKGSSNNQYLTTAFKRSQEWKQEDSSLAKPLVSDQLKEVENGVSEEQPARQQSSVFQHSKFSLDDLPPPQHQCSFAQSVINDILIHGIVPAVEFITLMTLMVLPTVWLRNLSLLSYISAGGIFATIMVTLCLFWVGLVEHVGLKPGRKLLDLENISVSVGLYGFGFAGHAVFPNVYSSMQDPSRFPSVLYLSFAFCLFMYMSVGAVGYLTFGESVESQFTLNMPKELYASKIATWTTVITPLAKYALTILPIALSIEELIPNNKLRCHATAIAIRTFLVISSLVVALSVPYFGALMALIGAFMSMTVALIYPCACYLKIHNGRLSKLEITKCVLVIIVGVLSSIVGTYSALLRIANGDD; this is translated from the exons GTGAGATGAAACTTGAGGAAGATCTCGGCCCGGATCGGGAGGACGACTTCCAAACTGACGACGAAGAAAACCAGGGGAACAGGGTGTTTGATAATTTGGATGATGATTCTGAATCGGATTCATCAGTTCTTTCGCAAAAATTGTCCAATGATAATATCATGCCTTCTTGGCCTCAAAGCTATCG GCAATCCATGGACATGTTAACGAGTGTAACACCACCTGGAATTAGTTTCCTAAGGCGAATTGGATCAAAAGGAAGTAGTAATAATCAGTATTTGACTACAGCATTCAAGAGATCTCAAGAATGGAAGCAAGAGGATTCTTCTTTGGCTAAACCTCTTGTCTCGGATCAACTAAAAGAAGTGGAGAATGGTGTTTCAGAAGAACAACCTGCGAGACAGCAGTCAAGTGTATTTCAACATTCCAAGTTTTCTCTTGATGATTTGCCACCACCACAACACCAATGTTCATTTGCACAATCAGTTATTAATG ATATTCTTATACATGGAATTGTAc CTGCTGTTGAGTTTATAACACTAATGA CTCTTATGGTTCTTCCTACTGTTTGGCTTCGAAATCTAAGCCTTCTTTCTTATATCTCag CTGGAGGAATATTTGCAACAATAATGGTGACATTATGCTTGTTTTGGGTTGGGTTGGTTGAACATGTTGGATTGAAACCAGGAAGAAAACTTTTAGACCTTGAAAACATTTCTGTATCAGTTGGTCTATATGGTTTTGGTTTTGCTGGCCATGCTGTTTTCCCAAATGTCTACTCTTCTATGCAGGATCCATCAAGATTCCCATCAGTTTTATATCTTAG TTTTGCCTTTTGTCTTTTTATGTACATGAGTGTTGGTGCAGTTGGATATTTAACTTTTGGCGAGTCAGTTGAGTCTCAATTTACCTTAAACATGCCCAAAGAGTTATATGCATCAAAGATTGCAACCTGGACAACT GTTATAACACCATTGGCAAAATATGCACTAACGATATTACCCATTGCATTGAGTATAGAGGAACTTATCCCTAACAACAAGCTAAGATGTCATGCCACAGCTATTGCTATTAGAACATTTTTAGTGATTTCAAGTTTGGTTGTGGCCCTCTCTGTTCCTTATTTCG GTGCTTTGATGGCGCTAATTGGTGCTTTTATGTCAATGACAGTt GCACTTATTTATCCTTGTGCGTGTTATCTAAAGATACACAACGGTAGATTATCAAAACTTGAG ATAACAAAGTGTGTGTTAGTTATTATTGTGGGGGTGCTAAGCTCTATCGTTGGAACATATTCTGCTCTTTTAAGAATAGCTAATGGAGACGACTAA
- the LOC107639520 gene encoding vacuolar amino acid transporter 1 isoform X7 — protein MVYKSSPGEMKLEEDLGPDREDDFQTDDEENQGNRVFDNLDDDSESDSSVLSQKLSNDNIMPSWPQSYRQSMDMLTSVTPPGISFLRRIGSKGSSNNQYLTTAFKRSQEWKQEDSSLAKPLVSDQLKEVENGVSEEQPARQQSSVFQHSKFSLDDLPPPQHQCSFAQSVINDILIHGIVPAVEFITLMSDNLSSLFPNVHIKVGGIDLETHVFFAITAALMVLPTVWLRNLSLLSYISAGGIFATIMVTLCLFWVGLVEHVGLKPGRKLLDLENISVSVGLYGFGFAGHAVFPNVYSSMQDPSRFPSVLYLSFAFCLFMYMSVGAVGYLTFGESVESQFTLNMPKELYASKIATWTTVITPLAKYALTILPIALSIEELIPNNKLRCHATAIAIRTFLVISSLVVALSVPYFGALMALIGAFMSMTVALIYPCACYLKIHNGRLSKLEITKCVLVIIVGVLSSIVGTYSALLRIANGDD, from the exons GTGAGATGAAACTTGAGGAAGATCTCGGCCCGGATCGGGAGGACGACTTCCAAACTGACGACGAAGAAAACCAGGGGAACAGGGTGTTTGATAATTTGGATGATGATTCTGAATCGGATTCATCAGTTCTTTCGCAAAAATTGTCCAATGATAATATCATGCCTTCTTGGCCTCAAAGCTATCG GCAATCCATGGACATGTTAACGAGTGTAACACCACCTGGAATTAGTTTCCTAAGGCGAATTGGATCAAAAGGAAGTAGTAATAATCAGTATTTGACTACAGCATTCAAGAGATCTCAAGAATGGAAGCAAGAGGATTCTTCTTTGGCTAAACCTCTTGTCTCGGATCAACTAAAAGAAGTGGAGAATGGTGTTTCAGAAGAACAACCTGCGAGACAGCAGTCAAGTGTATTTCAACATTCCAAGTTTTCTCTTGATGATTTGCCACCACCACAACACCAATGTTCATTTGCACAATCAGTTATTAATG ATATTCTTATACATGGAATTGTAc CTGCTGTTGAGTTTATAACACTAATGAGTGATAACCTCTCATCACTGTTTCCTAATGTCCACATCAAAGTTGGTGGGATAGATTTGGAGACTCATGTGTTTTTTGCAATCACTGCAGCTCTTATGGTTCTTCCTACTGTTTGGCTTCGAAATCTAAGCCTTCTTTCTTATATCTCag CTGGAGGAATATTTGCAACAATAATGGTGACATTATGCTTGTTTTGGGTTGGGTTGGTTGAACATGTTGGATTGAAACCAGGAAGAAAACTTTTAGACCTTGAAAACATTTCTGTATCAGTTGGTCTATATGGTTTTGGTTTTGCTGGCCATGCTGTTTTCCCAAATGTCTACTCTTCTATGCAGGATCCATCAAGATTCCCATCAGTTTTATATCTTAG TTTTGCCTTTTGTCTTTTTATGTACATGAGTGTTGGTGCAGTTGGATATTTAACTTTTGGCGAGTCAGTTGAGTCTCAATTTACCTTAAACATGCCCAAAGAGTTATATGCATCAAAGATTGCAACCTGGACAACT GTTATAACACCATTGGCAAAATATGCACTAACGATATTACCCATTGCATTGAGTATAGAGGAACTTATCCCTAACAACAAGCTAAGATGTCATGCCACAGCTATTGCTATTAGAACATTTTTAGTGATTTCAAGTTTGGTTGTGGCCCTCTCTGTTCCTTATTTCG GTGCTTTGATGGCGCTAATTGGTGCTTTTATGTCAATGACAGTt GCACTTATTTATCCTTGTGCGTGTTATCTAAAGATACACAACGGTAGATTATCAAAACTTGAG ATAACAAAGTGTGTGTTAGTTATTATTGTGGGGGTGCTAAGCTCTATCGTTGGAACATATTCTGCTCTTTTAAGAATAGCTAATGGAGACGACTAA
- the LOC107639520 gene encoding vacuolar amino acid transporter 1 isoform X6, producing MVYKSSPGEMKLEEDLGPDREDDFQTDDEENQGNRVFDNLDDDSESDSSVLSQKLSNDNIMPSWPQSYRQSMDMLTSVTPPGISFLRRIGSKGSSNNQYLTTAFKRSQEWKQEDSSLAKPLVSDQLKEVENGVSEEQPARQQSSVFQHSKFSLDDLPPPQHQCSFAQSVINDILIHGIAAAVEFITLMSDNLSSLFPNVHIKVGGIDLETHVFFAITAALMVLPTVWLRNLSLLSYISAGGIFATIMVTLCLFWVGLVEHVGLKPGRKLLDLENISVSVGLYGFGFAGHAVFPNVYSSMQDPSRFPSVLYLSFAFCLFMYMSVGAVGYLTFGESVESQFTLNMPKELYASKIATWTTVITPLAKYALTILPIALSIEELIPNNKLRCHATAIAIRTFLVISSLVVALSVPYFGALMALIGAFMSMTVALIYPCACYLKIHNGRLSKLEITKCVLVIIVGVLSSIVGTYSALLRIANGDD from the exons GTGAGATGAAACTTGAGGAAGATCTCGGCCCGGATCGGGAGGACGACTTCCAAACTGACGACGAAGAAAACCAGGGGAACAGGGTGTTTGATAATTTGGATGATGATTCTGAATCGGATTCATCAGTTCTTTCGCAAAAATTGTCCAATGATAATATCATGCCTTCTTGGCCTCAAAGCTATCG GCAATCCATGGACATGTTAACGAGTGTAACACCACCTGGAATTAGTTTCCTAAGGCGAATTGGATCAAAAGGAAGTAGTAATAATCAGTATTTGACTACAGCATTCAAGAGATCTCAAGAATGGAAGCAAGAGGATTCTTCTTTGGCTAAACCTCTTGTCTCGGATCAACTAAAAGAAGTGGAGAATGGTGTTTCAGAAGAACAACCTGCGAGACAGCAGTCAAGTGTATTTCAACATTCCAAGTTTTCTCTTGATGATTTGCCACCACCACAACACCAATGTTCATTTGCACAATCAGTTATTAATG ATATTCTTATACATGGAATT GCAGCTGCTGTTGAGTTTATAACACTAATGAGTGATAACCTCTCATCACTGTTTCCTAATGTCCACATCAAAGTTGGTGGGATAGATTTGGAGACTCATGTGTTTTTTGCAATCACTGCAGCTCTTATGGTTCTTCCTACTGTTTGGCTTCGAAATCTAAGCCTTCTTTCTTATATCTCag CTGGAGGAATATTTGCAACAATAATGGTGACATTATGCTTGTTTTGGGTTGGGTTGGTTGAACATGTTGGATTGAAACCAGGAAGAAAACTTTTAGACCTTGAAAACATTTCTGTATCAGTTGGTCTATATGGTTTTGGTTTTGCTGGCCATGCTGTTTTCCCAAATGTCTACTCTTCTATGCAGGATCCATCAAGATTCCCATCAGTTTTATATCTTAG TTTTGCCTTTTGTCTTTTTATGTACATGAGTGTTGGTGCAGTTGGATATTTAACTTTTGGCGAGTCAGTTGAGTCTCAATTTACCTTAAACATGCCCAAAGAGTTATATGCATCAAAGATTGCAACCTGGACAACT GTTATAACACCATTGGCAAAATATGCACTAACGATATTACCCATTGCATTGAGTATAGAGGAACTTATCCCTAACAACAAGCTAAGATGTCATGCCACAGCTATTGCTATTAGAACATTTTTAGTGATTTCAAGTTTGGTTGTGGCCCTCTCTGTTCCTTATTTCG GTGCTTTGATGGCGCTAATTGGTGCTTTTATGTCAATGACAGTt GCACTTATTTATCCTTGTGCGTGTTATCTAAAGATACACAACGGTAGATTATCAAAACTTGAG ATAACAAAGTGTGTGTTAGTTATTATTGTGGGGGTGCTAAGCTCTATCGTTGGAACATATTCTGCTCTTTTAAGAATAGCTAATGGAGACGACTAA
- the LOC107639520 gene encoding vacuolar amino acid transporter 1 isoform X3: MVYKSSPGEMKLEEDLGPDREDDFQTDDEENQGNRVFDNLDDDSESDSSVLSQKLSNDNIMPSWPQSYRQSMDMLTSVTPPGISFLRRIGSKGSSNNQYLTTAFKRSQEWKQEDSSLAKPLVSDQLKEVENGVSEEQPARQQSSVFQHSKFSLDDLPPPQHQCSFAQSVINGTNILCGIGLLTIPYAIKEGGWLSLTILVLFSIICCYTGILLKRCLESNPGLKTYPDIGQAAFGVVGRLGIAIFLYMELYAAAVEFITLMTLMVLPTVWLRNLSLLSYISAGGIFATIMVTLCLFWVGLVEHVGLKPGRKLLDLENISVSVGLYGFGFAGHAVFPNVYSSMQDPSRFPSVLYLSFAFCLFMYMSVGAVGYLTFGESVESQFTLNMPKELYASKIATWTTVITPLAKYALTILPIALSIEELIPNNKLRCHATAIAIRTFLVISSLVVALSVPYFGALMALIGAFMSMTVALIYPCACYLKIHNGRLSKLEITKCVLVIIVGVLSSIVGTYSALLRIANGDD; the protein is encoded by the exons GTGAGATGAAACTTGAGGAAGATCTCGGCCCGGATCGGGAGGACGACTTCCAAACTGACGACGAAGAAAACCAGGGGAACAGGGTGTTTGATAATTTGGATGATGATTCTGAATCGGATTCATCAGTTCTTTCGCAAAAATTGTCCAATGATAATATCATGCCTTCTTGGCCTCAAAGCTATCG GCAATCCATGGACATGTTAACGAGTGTAACACCACCTGGAATTAGTTTCCTAAGGCGAATTGGATCAAAAGGAAGTAGTAATAATCAGTATTTGACTACAGCATTCAAGAGATCTCAAGAATGGAAGCAAGAGGATTCTTCTTTGGCTAAACCTCTTGTCTCGGATCAACTAAAAGAAGTGGAGAATGGTGTTTCAGAAGAACAACCTGCGAGACAGCAGTCAAGTGTATTTCAACATTCCAAGTTTTCTCTTGATGATTTGCCACCACCACAACACCAATGTTCATTTGCACAATCAGTTATTAATG gAACGAATATATTATGTGGGATAGGACTTCTTACGATTCCATATGCAATAAAAGAAGGAGGATGGTTGAGCCTTACAATCCTTGTATTATTTTCTATCATTTGTTGTTATACTGGAATTTTACTGAAAAGATGTTTGGAAAGCAACCCTGGACTCAAAACATATCCAGATATCGGCCAAGCAGCCTTTGGAGTAGTCGGTCGCTTAGGAATTGCG ATATTCTTATACATGGAATTGTAc GCAGCTGCTGTTGAGTTTATAACACTAATGA CTCTTATGGTTCTTCCTACTGTTTGGCTTCGAAATCTAAGCCTTCTTTCTTATATCTCag CTGGAGGAATATTTGCAACAATAATGGTGACATTATGCTTGTTTTGGGTTGGGTTGGTTGAACATGTTGGATTGAAACCAGGAAGAAAACTTTTAGACCTTGAAAACATTTCTGTATCAGTTGGTCTATATGGTTTTGGTTTTGCTGGCCATGCTGTTTTCCCAAATGTCTACTCTTCTATGCAGGATCCATCAAGATTCCCATCAGTTTTATATCTTAG TTTTGCCTTTTGTCTTTTTATGTACATGAGTGTTGGTGCAGTTGGATATTTAACTTTTGGCGAGTCAGTTGAGTCTCAATTTACCTTAAACATGCCCAAAGAGTTATATGCATCAAAGATTGCAACCTGGACAACT GTTATAACACCATTGGCAAAATATGCACTAACGATATTACCCATTGCATTGAGTATAGAGGAACTTATCCCTAACAACAAGCTAAGATGTCATGCCACAGCTATTGCTATTAGAACATTTTTAGTGATTTCAAGTTTGGTTGTGGCCCTCTCTGTTCCTTATTTCG GTGCTTTGATGGCGCTAATTGGTGCTTTTATGTCAATGACAGTt GCACTTATTTATCCTTGTGCGTGTTATCTAAAGATACACAACGGTAGATTATCAAAACTTGAG ATAACAAAGTGTGTGTTAGTTATTATTGTGGGGGTGCTAAGCTCTATCGTTGGAACATATTCTGCTCTTTTAAGAATAGCTAATGGAGACGACTAA
- the LOC107639520 gene encoding vacuolar amino acid transporter 1 isoform X4 has protein sequence MLSWGAVVLLGGGAVVIVVSGGVYYCCWQSMDMLTSVTPPGISFLRRIGSKGSSNNQYLTTAFKRSQEWKQEDSSLAKPLVSDQLKEVENGVSEEQPARQQSSVFQHSKFSLDDLPPPQHQCSFAQSVINGTNILCGIGLLTIPYAIKEGGWLSLTILVLFSIICCYTGILLKRCLESNPGLKTYPDIGQAAFGVVGRLGIAIFLYMELYAAAVEFITLMSDNLSSLFPNVHIKVGGIDLETHVFFAITAALMVLPTVWLRNLSLLSYISAGGIFATIMVTLCLFWVGLVEHVGLKPGRKLLDLENISVSVGLYGFGFAGHAVFPNVYSSMQDPSRFPSVLYLSFAFCLFMYMSVGAVGYLTFGESVESQFTLNMPKELYASKIATWTTVITPLAKYALTILPIALSIEELIPNNKLRCHATAIAIRTFLVISSLVVALSVPYFGALMALIGAFMSMTVALIYPCACYLKIHNGRLSKLEITKCVLVIIVGVLSSIVGTYSALLRIANGDD, from the exons ATGCTATCGTGGGGTGCAGTGGTTCTTCTTGGTGGCGGTGCAGTGGTGATAGTAGTTAGTGGCGgtgtttattattgttgttg GCAATCCATGGACATGTTAACGAGTGTAACACCACCTGGAATTAGTTTCCTAAGGCGAATTGGATCAAAAGGAAGTAGTAATAATCAGTATTTGACTACAGCATTCAAGAGATCTCAAGAATGGAAGCAAGAGGATTCTTCTTTGGCTAAACCTCTTGTCTCGGATCAACTAAAAGAAGTGGAGAATGGTGTTTCAGAAGAACAACCTGCGAGACAGCAGTCAAGTGTATTTCAACATTCCAAGTTTTCTCTTGATGATTTGCCACCACCACAACACCAATGTTCATTTGCACAATCAGTTATTAATG gAACGAATATATTATGTGGGATAGGACTTCTTACGATTCCATATGCAATAAAAGAAGGAGGATGGTTGAGCCTTACAATCCTTGTATTATTTTCTATCATTTGTTGTTATACTGGAATTTTACTGAAAAGATGTTTGGAAAGCAACCCTGGACTCAAAACATATCCAGATATCGGCCAAGCAGCCTTTGGAGTAGTCGGTCGCTTAGGAATTGCG ATATTCTTATACATGGAATTGTAc GCAGCTGCTGTTGAGTTTATAACACTAATGAGTGATAACCTCTCATCACTGTTTCCTAATGTCCACATCAAAGTTGGTGGGATAGATTTGGAGACTCATGTGTTTTTTGCAATCACTGCAGCTCTTATGGTTCTTCCTACTGTTTGGCTTCGAAATCTAAGCCTTCTTTCTTATATCTCag CTGGAGGAATATTTGCAACAATAATGGTGACATTATGCTTGTTTTGGGTTGGGTTGGTTGAACATGTTGGATTGAAACCAGGAAGAAAACTTTTAGACCTTGAAAACATTTCTGTATCAGTTGGTCTATATGGTTTTGGTTTTGCTGGCCATGCTGTTTTCCCAAATGTCTACTCTTCTATGCAGGATCCATCAAGATTCCCATCAGTTTTATATCTTAG TTTTGCCTTTTGTCTTTTTATGTACATGAGTGTTGGTGCAGTTGGATATTTAACTTTTGGCGAGTCAGTTGAGTCTCAATTTACCTTAAACATGCCCAAAGAGTTATATGCATCAAAGATTGCAACCTGGACAACT GTTATAACACCATTGGCAAAATATGCACTAACGATATTACCCATTGCATTGAGTATAGAGGAACTTATCCCTAACAACAAGCTAAGATGTCATGCCACAGCTATTGCTATTAGAACATTTTTAGTGATTTCAAGTTTGGTTGTGGCCCTCTCTGTTCCTTATTTCG GTGCTTTGATGGCGCTAATTGGTGCTTTTATGTCAATGACAGTt GCACTTATTTATCCTTGTGCGTGTTATCTAAAGATACACAACGGTAGATTATCAAAACTTGAG ATAACAAAGTGTGTGTTAGTTATTATTGTGGGGGTGCTAAGCTCTATCGTTGGAACATATTCTGCTCTTTTAAGAATAGCTAATGGAGACGACTAA